AAAGTACAAGCAAGAGAAAAGGTACCCCATGCATTCCTTGCacacttaaaataaattagaatgtaTAGGTTAATATCAGGTAAAATTCACCTTACAACAAAGAAAATTACTGAGAATAAAGATgaacattataaaatgataaGAGTTGATTCACTAAGATGACATAGCAATCCTAAAAGTAAATGTACATGAAAACAGAGCTTCAAAATCATGAACCAACAACTGCCAGACctaaaaggagagataaatacACAGCTACAAGTAGAGTCTTCATGACTCTTCTGAAGGTAACTGATTAGGAAGAACATGGAAGAACAAAATAACACCATCCACCACCAACTGGATCTAATGTTTATGtttatagaacactccacccaacaaaAGAAGAATCAACATCTGTTTCAACTATATGTGGAATATTTGCAAGATAAACAATATCCTAGGTCAATAAAACAGACCTTAATAGATATAAAAGAACTTGAATCAACGTTCTCTGAACATAATGAAAATAgtctagaaatcaataacagaaagaaagaaacatctccAATACTTAGAAATTAAATAGCACACCACTAAAAATCCATGGATCAAAGAGGAGGTCTATAGAGCAATTAGAATACATTTTGAAcgaaacaaggaagaaaatacaacacacacacacacacacacacacacaaattgtgAGATGCAACTAAAGCAGgacttaaagggaaatttatagcatcaagcacttatattataaaaataaaaggtgttatgcctgggtagctcagtagttgagcgtctgcctttggctctgggtgtgatgcctgggtcctgggatccagttccacatcaggctccccatagggaacctgcttctccctctgcctatgtctctgcctgccccccgccatgaataaataaatctcaaaaaaaaaaaaagaaaaacaaaaggtttcAAACCAATAATCTAAGTTTTCATgtcaagaaaagagaacaaaataaacccaaagccatgataaataaggaaataataaatataggaatagaaatcaaggaaatagaaaatgaaacagaaaatatcaatgaaactggttttttttaaaaaaagagggaaaaaatgttaagCCTCTAGAtagatttacaaagaaaaaaaaagatgaattagtATTTAAATATGGTACCCACTAAGGAGAGAATGAAAATACTAATCTCTCAGAGGTTTAAAGCTAAACAGCACAGATTGCCTtgtttaacaaaaaattatttggaagtcTTCTTGTGGCCTAAGGTTACAACCATTTGTCCTGGGATTCGAGTATAAGATAGacctttctcatttctaaatttgATGCTCCCTGAAAACCCTAGAAATATAACTAGGCaaggatttgatttatttatataaagtcccaggacctgaggagAAAAGTCTAAGCTAGCACCACCATTTAAGGGTAGAAGAATTGTGACCTGCATATGGTAACAGCTGCAGAAGTGGTGGGTTAGAGCTGAAATCCACCCTGCATTCATTCAGCCTTGCAGGGGCTGTGAATAACCAGAGGACAGAAAGACTTCATCCTAATTCTCACAAGGGTGTCACTGAATCACCAAGCCAATGAGGAAATGCCTTTGTAAATGCACACCAAGGTACCACATGGGCTAGGGGAGGCTCCGTCAGCCACAACAGCCTAAGTCAAGGGAGGCCCTGATTGGGTGCAGCCTGAGATTTATGTTAAAAGTACCCCACCAGACCCAGCCACAATGGCATTTAATAAACTTGGCTGAGTATACAACCATGGTCTAAGAATATGGTAACCTCTGAGTCCAAGCATGAGCCCTGCTGCAAGTAGACCATGACTTAGACCTGAAATATCTGAAGAGCACCTCTCAAATCCAGAAGGCTGGATTGAAAGAGCAGGACAGTGTGGAAGCAACAAGAAACACACAAATGAACTCGAGAGAATCCAGGTCTCTCTGGCAAAGAAGAAAACTGGCAACCACACTCTTGGAACTTACCCTTTAGGATCCTTAAGCCATTTAAAAGTGGAGTAGAAGCGTGAAGAGTCAAGTACTTAGGATAATAgaataattaattagaaaaaaatataaagagaaatgacATGGTTATATCCAAGACCATACATGATTGGGTCTCCATTGACCCTCTTAGTTTATATTCTCCTAACAATGGCTCACTGTGTTTCAGACATACTGACCTCCACACAATTCCACCTCAGAGCCTTTGAACTTGTTGGCCCTTCTGCCAGGAACTTTCTTTCCCCAAGAGGGAAGGAAGACTTACCCGTTTAGTTCTCTCAGatctttccttcatcttttcaGTGAAAACTCCTTGTTAGTCCAATATAAAAATTAGATTGAAACCTTCCTTCCATTGCAAATGCTACCCCATCCTCATTCTAGACACTCCCTATCTCCCacccttgctttatttttctctttatattcatGTTCTAAtagtaaaatgatatatttacatttttatggcaTGTCTCACACTAAAATAATATAACCTATTTGATGGCAGtgatgttcatgttttgtttagCATTGTATCCCCAACAAGAAATTTACAGAGCACTTTCAACCAAACACTAAagtttaactgaaaaaaaaaaaaaagtttaactgaTATTTCATGTACCAagtgtgtctttatttttctttctaaaaacattGGTGGCCATGGAGAACTGTGGaccctgagattttttttgttttgttttctatatctaAAGTATTATAAATCTAAGACAGTATAGTTAAACCCCAAATTGTCAATACCACTAGTGTTCAAAGCCCAGAGATTTGCAGGAGAATAGTTCATTGTTCCTATGAATATGGGAGAGCTGTGGCAGAAATTTAAAGACAACTGGACTACTCAAGGCCCTAGGGCTAGAGCACAAGGAAATACCACTGGGAATAAGGATTGGGTGGAGTGATGACTACTTTAGTGGTTTCCAACCAGGATTACAATGTTGCAGGGAATAGCTAACATCTGTTGGGTATCTGCTATCTGCCAGGAGGCATGGTTCATACCCCTTAAACTACATTAACTCACTTAGGATACACAATAGTCCTTTGAGATAGGTACagtcccattttactgatgaaactAACACAGAGGGAGATTAAATAATTCGCCCCAAAGTCAGGCATTTGGTGAGCAATAGAACCaggtttaggggatccctgggtggcgcagcggtttagcgcctgcctttggctcagggcgcgatcctggagactcgggatcgaatcccacgttgggcacccggtgcatggagcctgcttctccctctgcctgtgtctctgcctctctctctctctctgtgactatcataaataaataaaaattaaaaaaaaaaacaggtttaggAACCAGCAAGCCAAAGCCTACACTCTTAGTATGCTGTACTTTACAAACCGATGATGATAATCCAAAACAAATTcctatgaatatttttatcttcctatAAGAAATTTCTGATCAACTAAAGctatgaaggggcacctgggtggttcagtggttgagggtctgcctttggctcaggacatgatcccagggccccaggatcaagtcccacatagtgctccctgcatgcagcctgcttcttcctctgcctatgtctctgcctctctctgtgtgtctctcatgaataaataaaatcttttaaaaataaaaagaaacttaggCTATGAAGCAGAATTCTAACATGAAATAAGAGTTGGTGATATTATACTTAGAAGTAGGGAACTCAgaaacctgggtagctcagtcggttaagcacctgacttgattttagctcaggtcatgatcagtgTTTGAAACAGAGCCCGGCAttggtctctgcactcagcagggagtctgcttgagattttctctttccctctttccttctgcccctccctgctcacatgctctctctctcaaaaaataaataaataaataaataaataaataaataaataaataaataaatcttaaaaaaaaaaagtagggaagcCATTCAGTTTACTAGTTAGAAAAATGAGTGCAAACTCAACATAATATTTCAAAGGGACAATTCATTGGACTATGCGTTTGGTACCCTGGGGAAGTGgctattttgtgtgtatgttttgttttgtttgccacaAGACAAAGGCCATGTCCATCAGTTCAGAAAATCAAACTTAGATTTGTTTCTTGGCTTTCTTTGTGCCATACTGATTTTACATCATTTATAATGTTTATGGAAGcctaaaaaactattttttaatgattggTTAAAAAATTCCACAAATTCTGTAGGGaatgtgttcatttaaaaaaatctactttacATTTTCCCAATTACTTCATTCCAATCACAGATTATAATTTCCtagaaagcataaaatattacTCAAATAACAATGTTTTCTCTACTTTGTTCTTTATTATGTGTTCTTTTCTAGTAAAAAGTGTTCTTTCAACTAGCTTTCCAACAATAGGACTTAAAAAGAATATCATGTAAGtactttcttttacattttccccACATTTCATACGCATTTGCTTCTCTCTTTAATCATTTGATCCTAACTGCActgtttctcatttcatcttaCAATTATGTTCCTAGAAGTTGAGATTTTCTCCTATACtgactataaaaaagaatgactatTACTGAACATGCATTTATGTAAAACCAATTCATAATCCAATTCATTTGTGCTATAGAGTTTAATACATCTAAAACActggaaatttcagaaaaataacttGGATTTTTTCTGAAGGTCACAGAAATGATAAAGTATATTGGTTTCGAATATTGGAAAATCCAACTCtaaatagattataaaataatagatgaAGCTATGTTGgcaataatttgaaataaattatatgaccAGGAGACTTAACCTTCATATAACTTTCATTCATGAGGTTTTGAGGTTACCTTTATAAACAAATTAAgtgatttcctgattttgatatgaaaaatgaaagaaaactattcCTAAAGTACTGCAGATACATTGTCAGGAATTACTTTTTGGACATTTCACTTTTAGTAGTGGAGATAAATTATGCTAGCCTAATGTTCATCCTGTACTTTTCTCCCCTCTTTGTGCCCAAATACATTCTCTGTGCCCAAATACATTTGTGCCCAAATACATTCTCTGTGAAGGTTGACTTAGGGTAGATACACACTGGAGTTATCAAATAAGCCAAAGCTAATTGatccacacagggcttgatcttatgaccctggcCTCATTAATACCCTGTACTCAACAACTATCTTAATCAGGCACAGACAAGTGATTCATCAATCATACAGAACATTATTGAATACCATCACACATCATGCACTCATCCAGAAGTTGAAgtgaaaacaagataaaacacaCCCTCTGCCCTACAGGTGCTTACCATCAACTTGGGGATATTAGTTACAGGTACAGCGCaacagaaacttaaaaacaatagGAAACAATAACAactaagataataataattaggGAAGTAAAGTGCTGGAGGAAGTccgagaaaaaaattttaacctatAGATTATAATGAGTTTTTTAATTTCACGACTTAAAATGTGATATGGTGGTGTGTGACATTTTAGAAGACTAATCTTGTGATGGTTCATATGTTGGAGTGGAATGTGGGCAATAATTTGAGGTGAATGCAGCAACTCATGGATGAAATTAGTTGTGTGGAGGAGAAAATGATGATAGATTTAAGAAGcattattagaaaataatgtaaaaccaGATGTGAAAACAAATCATATCTAAGAATGTGGTGAGAAAgagttttctagatttttaaaaaatgttcctggTTTGGTATCAggatccaaaatttaaaaattggtgagTGGCAGCTTTTGGAAAGATGATATGTGGATAATTGAATTTTAAACTTCAATTAAACAAACCTGTAATAATAACCTGCAATGAGAAAACATATATACTGGGATTGAAAATAACAGTGGAGACCTCGCCTGCGCCCGCCCCGAGCCCGCGTCCTCCACTCGCCCCGCAGCCAGGGACACGCGCCGCGCACCGACCCCGACGGAGCGGACATGGGCAGAGCGATGGTGGCCAGGCTCGGACTGGGGCTGCTGCTCCTGGCGCTGCTCCTACCCACGCAGATTTATTCAAATCAAACAACTATTGTAACACTTTCAAGTAACTCCTCCCAGAGTACCTCGACTGCCCCAAATCCAGCAAATACCACCACCACACCAACTGGCGGTGCTCTGCTGTCAACAGCCAGTCTCTTCGTGATCTCATTCTCCCTTCTACATCTCTACTGTTAAAAGACTCAGGCCAAGAAACGTCTATACTTCCCCATCTTCTAAACCCAATCCAAATGGCGTCTAGACATCCAGTGtgacaaggaaaaataaaggtcTTCATTGAATCTGCTAATTCCACACCTTATTTTATTGACACAAAATGTTGAGGATCCCAAATTTGATTGGTTTGAAGAACATGTGAAGGGTTTGACTAGATGATGAATGTCTATTAAATCTACTGGAGTTTCATGTACAAGATGAAGAGACAACATCCAAGATTAGATAAgagataatttctttaaatgtggcTTAAAAAGTATGGACATGTAAAATTCTACcttgaaaatgagaatagattttCTCTTACCGAGATGTAAAAGATGGGATATGAACAGATTCAGTTTTCATTCGGTTCATTAAATCTTGAAGGCCATAAAACGGTTAATACAAGAAGCTtccatgattctatttatatgtacATTAGAAGGAACTTCCAGGTGTTACTGTAAATCCTCAATGCATTGTTTCAGCAGTACTAATTTAATGCCTATGTACTCTAGATAAAAGTTTTACATTGTTAAGCTATCACTGTTTCTTGGGAACTGAACTCTTTCCTCTGAGGCTTTGGGTTTGacattgcatttgattttttatatagTAATTGACATGTGCCAGGGCAATGATGGATTGGAATCTACCCCTGATTGTGAAGCATAACGAATAAATTTTGCTTAAATACTTATCACTTATTCCTATTGAACAAGGGTGCCAGATTCATTTAGCTAAACTGATTCCAAAGAGTAGAAGTACGTTGACTTCAACTAATTTCAAAATGCTTATTTCTGCATAGGTGGAgtacttcttaaaatttaaaaatgatctgtTTTGAAGGTAAAATCGACaaatcttgaaattaaaaaaggcaaaatatgtgCGGGAGCCAAAAATCATAAATCAAGTTTTTGGGAAGTGAAGACTGGAAGCTTGCTTACATTAAATTCGGAAaaacttttatactttttctgtaaatacttttttttaaaaaaaaaactctgaatcaGAATAGCCACATTTGGAACACTTTCTGTTAGTCAATATTTTTAGATAGTTAGAACCTGGTCCTAAGCCTAAAGTGGGCTTGATTCTGGAAAGTAAATCTTTTCACAACTGCCTCGATGcacagaaagctttttaaaaatagacactcTAAGGTCTTTTGTTCGCATGGTCACACACTGATGCTTAGATGTTCCAGTATCTAATATGGCCACAGTAGTCTTGATAACCAAAGTCATTTTTCCCATCTTTAGGAACCTACACCAGAACAACAATATCCAACAGATCTCAAGCTACTGTGTGTGTGAATGAACATTACGTTTTGTTTCATCCCTGAATGCTGTACATCAGTTTTGGATTGTATattgtgtttgtgtatttatgcTTTGATTCATAGTAACTTCTCATGTTATGGAATTGATTTGCATTGAACACaaactgtaaataaaaagaaatggctgaaaaaaaaaaaaaagaaaataacagtggAACATCCAAACTATGTATTGAAGTTGAGAGTAATAATGGAACAttcgccctttttttttttattttattttttttccattcatataAGGTTTGGAACATTCGACTTTTAGTAGGCTGTTGAGCATATGCAAACAGAACCTAGTAAGGAAGGCAAAATTTGCATATGTACTAGGTTGCCATAAGTCTACTGAATTAAATAGTATGGATATTATATTTAAGGAaggttttattaaatattcaagtaACAAATATTTGTAGGGAGTATAAAGAGAGCAAGAGACCTACAATTCCTTCAGGAACCTAATACCACTTAGTAACTCTGGAAAATgatagtaaaagaaaggaaattcataGACTAATTTCACTTATTATAAATGCAGGATtcctaaattaaataataaagtttgCACTTATTAAAACATATACAGCACTACGATATGGTACTCTATATATATCCCAGGAAAGTAAAAATGATTTATGTTATAAAACTTGTTTAATATAATCTACCATattacaaatttaaagaaaaccacaTGCATATGTCAATAAATAAGTATTCTGCATCATCCAACACATATTTATAACTAAAATAGGGGAAAATCTGTTTAACCTAATAAACATTATCCACCAAAATCTCAGagcaaatattatatttaatggtgaaaatttatatgtaaactttcacaataagaaaaaagcaagaatatCTCCTGTATCCACTTGCATTTGATATTTGAATAGAAATCCCATCCAATGCAATAAGGCCAGAAAACGAAATGAGATATAAGAATCAgtataaaaaaactaaatttccTTTATATACATAGGAATTGAGTATATGAAATATCATAATTTATATCCTTatacaattcatttatttattctatcatctataataatacctaaaatatattagacacccaataaatatgtgttggataaatgaatgaatgaaatgtataATTAATTATTACAACTCATAACAGGGCTGAGCAAGTTTGATCAAAAGGATTTTTACATGCCAGCAacaatcatgaaaaaatatatttttttgtcataGCCAGTTATAAAGTATTCAgtaattaatatttcaaagttattttttaagacaaaaaaaaaaacaattttaatactCCATTTTAAAAGTAGGAATTTGAGGCCAAAAACATTAACAGTGGTATGattctgtatctgtatctttgaaatATCAAGAGATGTTCCTAAAAGGCTTCAAAGATTCAAGGATTCTCAAGTCTAGGAGGAGAGGTTCAGAGATACCCAGTGCAACAATTTCTACATTCGGGTAACAATACGTGAATTGACTACCACATCTgtagtaaaaacaaaatctaaattgGCAAGGATGTGTCTCTTTTGTCATTTGTACAAAGAAAACTTGTTtaagaacacaaaacaaagccaaataaGAGATATACATGGCATTTATAAGAAGAAATCATAATTAATATAATTCTCTAATATTATTAGAAAGACATCAATCTACTTCCCCAATTATAAACTAAATGCAACTTCAGTCAATATAGGATTTTGACTTACCAAGATGGTCCTACACTTAAACAAAAGATTAAGTAATGTTTGGTCATAAAAAGCTAGCTTCAGCCAGTCTGGCTATGTTCAAAAATGACTTAACCACCTGTTTCCTGGGACACGATAATTAAACACTTCCTGGGTCTCCTTATCTGGCAATAAAAACATTGTCTTCAGCACAAATTGTGGGGGCCATTTTTGGTCCTTTAACATTGCTTACAAAAActaactttattaaatatttttgtgctcTTACCACTGGAAAGTAGAGTTAGCATCAGTGAGCATTAAATGTATAAGCTAAATATAACTTGGGACATAAGTGCTTAACTTGATTCACACTT
This sequence is a window from Canis lupus dingo isolate Sandy chromosome 23, ASM325472v2, whole genome shotgun sequence. Protein-coding genes within it:
- the LOC125753457 gene encoding signal transducer CD24-like, which produces MGRAMVARLGLGLLLLALLLPTQIYSNQTTIVTLSSNSSQSTSTAPNPANTTTTPTGGALLSTASLFVISFSLLHLYC